CAACAACACCAGCTCTCACGGTCGCCACACCAACCGTTGCCTCACAAACCGATCCCGCAGCGACGCAGTCTTGTCAGCCGGGCTTTCGCAGTTTTGATCACGAACTCCTTGCTACCGAACCACTCTGCATTCCCGAAAATCCTGAACGGATTATCGCCCTCGACATGGCCTCCGTTGAAATGGTGTTACTGACGGAGAAGACCCTGCTGGCCACCAGTGGGTGGATCTTGAGCGAGCTACCCCTACTCGCACCGCAGTTTGCCGAACGGCTGACGACAGTCGAAGATGTTGGCTACCCTGCCAATCTGGAGAAGGTCGCCCTGTTAAAACCTGACCTTATTCTAGCCGTTGGTGGCACAACGGTAGGTGAAACGATTGATGTTGATCAAGCCCAACAGATTGCACCCGTAGTCTTTGCCGATCCGGTCATCTACAACGACTGGAAACTGGGTATGCGCTTGTGGGCCGACGTTCTCAATGCTTCTGATATGTATGAGGCAATGCTGGCTAATTATGAACAGCGTATTAGTGAGCTACGAGCAGCGCTCGGTGATCGCATCCAACAGGAAATCTCAGTAATTGCTACCAGTACTTATGGTACTTCGCTGTGGATGCCCGATACACCTCCCGGCGCTATACTGAGCGATGTCGGGCTGCAGCGACCACCATCACAACGGTTTGTCGGTGAAGCCGCACAAGCCGAATACGGCGCAGCACAATACATTATGATCTCTGATGAACGGCTCGATCTCGCCGATGGTGATGCGATCTTCTTCTTCACCTATGCCTCAAGCAATCCTGAAACAGCAGCCGCAGAGGATGCTCACCTCAAAGCGTTTGTAGAAAAACCAATCTGGCAGTCGCTGAACGCCGTCAAAGCCGGACAGGCGTTTCTGGTACCGGGTTACTGGTGGCGTTCGCAAACCTTCATTCTGGCCAATCGGGTTCTTGATGATCTGTTTACCCATCTGGCCGGCACCCAGGCAACAACACCGGTTCTGATACCGTAGGTACAGTGACATCTCTCAACATACCGTAAAGGGTTAAGTAATCTGCGACGAGGGCGAAAAGGCCCTCGTCGCGTGTTTTGGGGATATGATCCTTCATCCTGAAGATATTTAAGGATGTACCTCAAAGCCAACTGTCGGCTATGATCATTTTTACAACGGCATCATACATGTTGGGGTACGTTCTACAGATAGGTCATCCGCTCCAATTCTTCAGGATAGCGTGCGCCCTGAATGGGGATCAGAGCCACTGCATCATTGATTCTTTGTAGATCAGATGACGTCAGCTCAACCTTCACTGCACCGATATTCTCTTCGAGACGATGCAGTTTCGTTGTACCCGGGATAGGCACAATCCAGGGCTTCTGAGCTAATAACCAGGCCAGTGCAATCTGCGCCGGTGTGGCATGATGTTGGCGGGCAATCTCGTCGAGGAGATCAACCAGCGCCTGATTAGCTTTGCGTGCCTCTGATGTAAAGCGCGGGATACGACTACGCAAATCGGTGCTATCAAAGTGGGTCGTTGCATCTATTTTCCCGGTAAGGAATCCTTTCCCCAAAGGACTGTACGGGACAAAACCGATTCCCAACTCTTCACAAAGAGGGAGGATGTCTTGCTCAGGGCGTCGCCACCATAGCGAGTATTCGTATTGGACTGCCGTCACCGTACAAACTGCGTGTGCACGCCGAAGCGTATGCGCCCCCGCTTCTGACATGCCAAAGTATCTGACCTTTCCGGCCTGGATTAAATCTTT
This genomic window from Chloroflexus aurantiacus J-10-fl contains:
- a CDS encoding iron-siderophore ABC transporter substrate-binding protein — its product is MTAFQRISMLIVCLILISGCAQQTAGQNPTSTPDLATTPALTVATPTVASQTDPAATQSCQPGFRSFDHELLATEPLCIPENPERIIALDMASVEMVLLTEKTLLATSGWILSELPLLAPQFAERLTTVEDVGYPANLEKVALLKPDLILAVGGTTVGETIDVDQAQQIAPVVFADPVIYNDWKLGMRLWADVLNASDMYEAMLANYEQRISELRAALGDRIQQEISVIATSTYGTSLWMPDTPPGAILSDVGLQRPPSQRFVGEAAQAEYGAAQYIMISDERLDLADGDAIFFFTYASSNPETAAAEDAHLKAFVEKPIWQSLNAVKAGQAFLVPGYWWRSQTFILANRVLDDLFTHLAGTQATTPVLIP
- a CDS encoding aldo/keto reductase; the encoded protein is MKQRRLGNSDLNVSAIGLGCMTMTGGYSVSPNRQEMIALLRKAVELGVTFFDTAEVYGPFINEELVGEALEPFKGQVVIATKFGFKHDHNNRPTPAAGLDSRPEQIKRVAEASLKRLRVEAIDLFYQHRVDPNVPIEEVAGAVKDLIQAGKVRYFGMSEAGAHTLRRAHAVCTVTAVQYEYSLWWRRPEQDILPLCEELGIGFVPYSPLGKGFLTGKIDATTHFDSTDLRSRIPRFTSEARKANQALVDLLDEIARQHHATPAQIALAWLLAQKPWIVPIPGTTKLHRLEENIGAVKVELTSSDLQRINDAVALIPIQGARYPEELERMTYL